The Thiosulfativibrio zosterae genome has a window encoding:
- a CDS encoding SPOR domain-containing protein produces MSQAEDDSVQDAIVSRNRLIGSVVWLLLLVVVVPIWYNDPVDFHPSNTLNASQPATPVVSHAFVLPQDAVVPKTPVQTTSPKSKEEPAKLVEADLAKQSAEKSAKPKADDKKSDAQATESTQAKEQQGVIKTQAKKQQSIWILRLVAYKNKEMAEEMRSRLSYDYEAFIKYFPKTDYYSVRIGPYLDEAQAKKDQNELNRLLRVKSELVKITPSSL; encoded by the coding sequence ATGAGCCAGGCTGAAGACGATTCTGTACAAGACGCCATTGTCAGTCGCAATCGTTTAATCGGTTCAGTGGTTTGGCTGTTGCTGTTGGTGGTTGTGGTACCTATCTGGTATAACGATCCGGTCGATTTTCATCCCTCAAATACTCTGAATGCCTCACAACCGGCTACGCCAGTTGTCAGTCATGCGTTTGTTTTACCGCAAGATGCGGTTGTGCCAAAAACACCGGTTCAAACCACTTCACCCAAGTCAAAAGAAGAGCCTGCAAAGCTTGTTGAAGCTGATTTGGCCAAGCAATCGGCTGAAAAATCTGCCAAACCTAAGGCTGACGACAAAAAGAGTGACGCTCAAGCAACTGAGTCAACTCAGGCCAAAGAACAGCAGGGTGTTATTAAAACTCAAGCCAAGAAACAGCAATCTATTTGGATTTTGCGCCTTGTTGCCTATAAAAACAAAGAGATGGCCGAAGAAATGCGATCGCGTTTAAGTTATGACTATGAGGCATTTATCAAGTATTTTCCAAAAACTGACTATTATTCAGTCCGGATTGGACCTTATTTGGATGAAGCTCAGGCTAAGAAAGATCAAAATGAGTTGAATCGACTCTTACGCGTGAAGTCAGAATTGGTTAAAATTACACCTTCCTCGTTGTAA